Proteins encoded within one genomic window of Deltaproteobacteria bacterium:
- a CDS encoding tetratricopeptide repeat protein, translated as MSSIHDALRRARRMNEASGQVLNPPQADLPLKKPRSRAPFLSMIVILAVAAGAAAWLVLRPGETEAPLAEKSQTLAKAETAGAVAPASAKASPAAKSLLKPSESEKAAPAKKLLKAAAPQTSPLKARPTPGVIKKKAAARARTQLAETAPRRDEPGLKARTKASPPQAVRVAARPVRDPEAAVKHFNLGRAAQAKGRYSEAVSEYRQALRLNPNLAQAYLNLGNIFFFHDKTLDKAKEMYTRVLKIDPDNKLGHNNLGVIFLRRKLFDQAEAQFKAALNLDQDFADASYNLACLFAQKGMKPKAMAFLLKAAQVNPAVREWAAGDQDLQGLADLPEFDRFLRQAAPARHASEKE; from the coding sequence ATGAGTTCTATCCACGACGCCTTGAGACGAGCCCGTCGGATGAATGAAGCCTCGGGCCAGGTCCTGAATCCGCCCCAGGCAGACCTGCCGCTGAAGAAACCGCGTTCCAGGGCCCCTTTCCTGAGTATGATCGTCATTCTGGCCGTCGCGGCAGGGGCTGCGGCCTGGCTCGTCCTCCGCCCCGGGGAAACCGAGGCTCCGCTGGCTGAAAAGTCACAAACCCTGGCCAAAGCTGAGACCGCCGGTGCGGTTGCGCCTGCCTCGGCCAAGGCAAGCCCGGCCGCAAAAAGCCTGCTCAAACCGTCTGAATCTGAAAAGGCGGCCCCGGCCAAAAAACTGTTAAAAGCTGCCGCGCCGCAAACCAGTCCCCTCAAAGCGCGGCCCACGCCTGGCGTCATAAAGAAAAAGGCCGCGGCCCGGGCCAGGACGCAGCTTGCTGAAACCGCCCCCCGGCGTGACGAACCCGGCCTAAAAGCGCGGACCAAGGCCTCGCCGCCCCAGGCCGTTCGGGTTGCAGCCAGGCCGGTCAGGGACCCTGAGGCGGCCGTTAAGCATTTCAATCTGGGCCGCGCGGCCCAGGCAAAGGGGCGGTACAGCGAGGCGGTCTCCGAGTACCGCCAGGCCCTGCGTCTCAACCCCAACCTGGCCCAGGCCTACCTGAACCTCGGGAATATTTTTTTCTTTCACGATAAAACCCTGGATAAGGCCAAGGAGATGTACACCCGGGTCCTGAAGATTGACCCGGATAATAAATTAGGGCACAATAACCTTGGTGTCATATTCTTGAGGCGAAAACTTTTCGACCAGGCCGAAGCCCAGTTCAAGGCTGCCTTGAATCTGGATCAGGACTTTGCAGACGCCTCGTACAACCTGGCCTGTTTGTTCGCCCAAAAAGGTATGAAGCCCAAAGCCATGGCTTTTCTGCTTAAAGCGGCCCAGGTCAACCCCGCGGTTCGGGAATGGGCCGCTGGTGATCAAGATTTACAGGGCCTGGCTGACCTGCCGGAGTTTGACCGCTTTCTCCGCCAGGCCGCGCCAGCCCGGCACGCATCGGAAAAAGAGTGA
- a CDS encoding PDZ domain-containing protein, producing MTVSTKHYIWLAHFLILGLIVWSGVHLGATLLAHRLEDRARSQTSVKIAASRSPRLHTLTEYEAIVQNNMFALETKKSASLSAPEPALETETAEASDEFNLKGTIINELPELSFAILESAKSRKQDLYRPGDMVGQAELIQINPGEVLLRLHGKIQRIQIEEPKASPRTRYRRSASASVSRTKTSKIARAVGLNKYVVSREILDQDMGDLYSLLSQINIQPFLKGGQPHGFRLSSIRPNSIFHQFGLRNNDVIVKLNGVVIRQPEDVMGLYRQITQLDTVTLEVERRGRPATFTYTLK from the coding sequence ATGACCGTCTCGACCAAGCATTATATCTGGTTGGCGCATTTCCTGATCCTGGGACTGATCGTCTGGTCCGGGGTTCACCTGGGCGCGACCCTCCTGGCCCATCGCCTGGAAGACAGAGCCAGAAGCCAGACCTCGGTCAAAATCGCGGCGAGCCGGTCTCCCAGACTCCACACCCTGACCGAATATGAGGCCATTGTTCAGAACAACATGTTTGCCTTGGAGACGAAAAAATCAGCCTCCTTGTCCGCGCCGGAGCCTGCGCTCGAAACGGAAACCGCTGAAGCCAGTGACGAATTCAACCTGAAGGGAACGATCATCAACGAGCTGCCAGAACTGTCTTTCGCCATCCTGGAATCAGCCAAATCAAGAAAGCAGGACCTCTATCGCCCCGGCGATATGGTTGGTCAAGCCGAGTTGATTCAAATTAATCCGGGAGAAGTCCTCCTGCGCCTTCATGGTAAAATCCAGAGAATACAGATCGAAGAACCAAAGGCAAGCCCGCGAACACGATACAGAAGAAGCGCCTCGGCCTCAGTTTCCCGCACCAAAACCTCAAAGATAGCTCGGGCCGTGGGCCTGAACAAATATGTGGTCAGCCGGGAGATTCTCGACCAGGACATGGGCGACCTTTACAGCCTGTTGTCTCAGATCAATATCCAGCCTTTTCTCAAGGGCGGACAGCCTCATGGTTTCAGGCTGTCCTCGATTCGCCCCAACAGCATCTTCCACCAGTTTGGGCTGCGCAATAACGATGTCATCGTCAAGCTCAACGGGGTCGTCATTCGCCAGCCCGAAGATGTCATGGGCCTCTACCGGCAGATTACTCAGCTTGACACCGTGACCCTGGAAGTTGAACGGCGGGGCCGTCCGGCGACCTTTACTTATACGCTCAAGTAG
- the gspD gene encoding type II secretion system secretin GspD — protein sequence MKRTFIFVIVLSLILVLPWLARAARIAEAEEIGREARLSSERKVTIDFVDVDLRVVAKFISELLGKNFIFDRQVQGKVTVFSPTKVTPVEAYRLFESVLEVYGFTTVPYESYIKIIPSLKARTKAIETRGRVLLPSKKEDRVITQLVRLKHANAVEMRKLMTPLLDKTGVMMAYDVGNIIIITDYASNISRLLGIIKAIDVEGEGARLRLVPLKHASARDLARELEQLIRIKGKPPAWQAFNIVSDARTNTLIIMARPSQLVLFEELVQKLDTPAPRGAAKVHVYFLENALAEDLAKVLTDLAGKDVPARTEAQRGAPPRRVLLQESVTIVADKSTNALIIRAETQDYMVLRSIIEKLDIQRAQVLVEGLIMELSFRKTLTLGAEWRALDIPAPDSKATTIFGGTNLPTGTSAQGYLNQMAAQPLSGPSGLVLGAARGTLSFGGVAYLNLGLLIQALQTDSEVNILSTPHLLTMDNEEATIIVGEERPFLKSSTLDQGQVTRTFDFKDLGITLKITPQTSKGQFVKLKVFLQIKDFVAETETGAVTSTKRETETTVMVADGETVVIGGLIRDNTQKTKSAVPCLGQVPVMGWLFKARSDTGDKTNLLILLTPTIIRSPDKLREITLEKQRQAEEARRIHQKEKKEQLKKTLEMLKE from the coding sequence ATGAAAAGAACGTTTATTTTTGTAATTGTTTTAAGCCTGATCCTGGTCCTGCCTTGGCTGGCTCGAGCGGCCCGCATTGCCGAAGCTGAGGAAATTGGACGGGAGGCGCGGTTGTCTTCTGAGCGCAAGGTGACGATTGACTTTGTGGACGTGGACCTGAGGGTGGTGGCTAAATTCATCAGTGAACTGTTGGGTAAGAATTTTATCTTTGACCGACAGGTTCAAGGCAAGGTGACCGTCTTCTCCCCGACCAAAGTCACCCCGGTGGAAGCCTACCGGCTCTTTGAGTCCGTGCTGGAAGTCTACGGCTTTACCACGGTTCCTTATGAAAGTTACATCAAGATCATCCCTTCTCTCAAGGCCAGGACCAAGGCCATCGAGACCCGCGGCCGGGTTCTTTTACCTTCCAAAAAAGAGGATCGCGTCATCACACAGCTCGTCCGCCTGAAGCATGCCAACGCCGTTGAGATGCGCAAGCTCATGACGCCTCTTCTGGACAAGACCGGCGTCATGATGGCCTATGACGTGGGAAACATCATCATCATCACCGATTACGCTTCCAACATCTCCCGCCTCCTGGGGATCATCAAGGCCATTGACGTGGAAGGAGAAGGGGCGCGGCTCAGGCTGGTTCCTCTCAAGCACGCCTCGGCCCGGGACCTGGCCAGGGAGCTTGAGCAGCTGATCAGGATCAAAGGAAAGCCTCCGGCCTGGCAGGCCTTCAACATTGTGTCCGATGCGCGGACCAACACCCTCATCATCATGGCCCGACCGAGCCAGCTTGTGCTCTTCGAGGAGCTGGTGCAGAAGCTGGACACACCGGCCCCCAGAGGCGCGGCCAAGGTCCACGTTTACTTCCTGGAAAACGCCCTGGCCGAAGACCTGGCCAAGGTCTTGACTGACCTGGCCGGAAAAGACGTCCCGGCCAGGACCGAAGCGCAAAGGGGCGCCCCGCCCCGCCGGGTCTTACTCCAGGAGTCGGTGACCATTGTGGCCGACAAGTCCACCAATGCGCTCATCATCCGGGCTGAGACGCAGGATTACATGGTTCTGCGCTCCATTATTGAAAAACTGGACATCCAGCGGGCCCAGGTCCTGGTGGAAGGGCTGATCATGGAACTTTCCTTCCGCAAAACCCTCACCCTGGGAGCGGAATGGCGCGCCCTTGACATCCCGGCGCCGGATTCCAAGGCCACCACCATCTTCGGGGGGACCAACCTCCCCACAGGAACAAGCGCCCAGGGTTACCTGAATCAAATGGCTGCCCAGCCGCTGTCCGGCCCGTCCGGCCTGGTGCTGGGGGCGGCCAGGGGAACATTGAGTTTCGGGGGAGTGGCTTATCTGAACCTCGGTCTGCTCATTCAGGCCCTGCAGACCGACTCCGAGGTCAACATCCTTTCCACCCCCCATCTGCTGACCATGGACAACGAGGAAGCCACCATCATCGTGGGCGAGGAACGTCCCTTTCTTAAAAGCTCGACCCTGGACCAGGGACAGGTTACCAGGACCTTTGACTTTAAGGACCTGGGCATCACCCTGAAGATTACGCCCCAGACCAGCAAAGGGCAGTTTGTGAAACTCAAAGTCTTCCTCCAGATCAAAGATTTCGTGGCCGAGACGGAAACCGGGGCCGTGACCTCCACCAAACGGGAGACCGAGACGACGGTCATGGTGGCTGATGGTGAGACCGTGGTCATCGGAGGCCTGATTCGTGACAACACCCAGAAGACCAAGAGCGCGGTCCCCTGTCTCGGCCAGGTGCCGGTCATGGGCTGGCTGTTCAAAGCCCGGTCCGACACGGGCGACAAAACCAATCTCCTCATCCTCCTCACCCCGACCATCATCCGCAGCCCGGATAAACTGAGGGAAATAACGCTGGAGAAACAGAGGCAGGCCGAGGAAGCGCGCCGAATCCATCAAAAGGAAAAGAAGGAGCAGCTCAAGAAGACCCTCGAGATGCTCAAGGAATAA
- a CDS encoding AAA family ATPase — protein MYESFFQFNEPPFNLTPDPRFVYLSPGHQEVLEHMLYGIDQRKGFILITGDVGAGKTTLTRLLLERLDERARTALIFNTFLNEIELLRAINLDFGLSAEGSSREVLIAALNRFLIDELTSGGNAVLIIDEAQNLSVPVLEQIRMLSNLETETDKLIQIILVGQPELTRTLARPDLAQLNQRITVRCHLSPMEYEDTVRYIHHRISIAGPQSLVRFKSRAYRLIHRYSGGVPRQINALCDRALLVAFARGTHLIKPGAVRQARTEQAGQARRPVWTGSFAGALNKSLIPAALLFLLVILASYLSYTKLKGSF, from the coding sequence TTGTACGAATCGTTTTTTCAGTTCAACGAACCGCCATTTAACCTGACCCCTGACCCGAGGTTCGTTTACCTCAGCCCGGGCCACCAGGAGGTCCTGGAGCATATGCTCTACGGGATTGACCAGCGTAAGGGGTTCATCCTGATTACCGGAGACGTCGGGGCCGGAAAGACGACCCTGACCCGGCTGCTGCTGGAGCGTCTGGACGAACGGGCCAGAACCGCTTTGATCTTCAATACATTTCTGAACGAGATCGAGCTGCTCCGGGCCATCAACCTTGATTTCGGCCTTTCAGCCGAAGGTTCTAGCCGGGAGGTTCTGATCGCTGCCTTGAATCGTTTCCTCATTGACGAGCTGACCTCGGGAGGCAATGCCGTCCTGATCATTGATGAGGCTCAAAATTTGTCAGTGCCGGTCCTGGAGCAAATCCGCATGCTGTCCAACCTGGAGACGGAAACCGACAAGCTCATTCAGATCATTCTGGTCGGTCAACCTGAGCTGACTCGCACTCTGGCCCGTCCGGACCTGGCGCAGCTGAACCAGCGCATCACGGTGCGCTGCCATCTTTCGCCCATGGAATATGAGGATACGGTTCGTTACATCCATCACCGCATCTCCATAGCCGGGCCTCAAAGCCTGGTCAGGTTCAAATCCAGGGCCTACCGTCTCATTCATCGTTATTCAGGAGGTGTGCCACGGCAGATAAACGCGCTTTGCGATCGGGCGCTTCTGGTGGCATTTGCCCGGGGAACCCATCTCATCAAGCCCGGGGCTGTGCGCCAGGCTCGAACCGAGCAGGCGGGTCAAGCGCGGCGGCCGGTCTGGACAGGCTCTTTCGCCGGAGCATTAAATAAGAGCCTTATCCCGGCGGCCTTGCTTTTTCTTCTGGTTATCCTGGCCTCTTACCTGAGTTACACCAAATTGAAGGGTTCTTTCTAG
- a CDS encoding long-chain fatty acid--CoA ligase: MESRPWIRHYDYNVPPTIRYPRLTLPDLLQMPVNAYPDKAAIDFLGTEMTFWELRQQVLRLANALGALGVTKGERVGIHLPTSPQYVIAYFATVSLGAIVVNLNPMYTSDELKALAEDTGMTSLITFDMVLPNVRTLCQSVELKRVIVTKVTDYIKGMPPSTAESLEFEPGWHHFSTLIENCTDTRRPRVELKPEDPATLQFTGGTTGVPKGAIITHFNLIAATLQCSLWGNATLLKKPPDSHNVLGVLPFFHVYGIVVVMNWALFNAATQILVPRFDLDEFMDILGRYEEITFFPSVATMINAIINHPKAEELNLGKKFGVLNSGAAPIAVELIEQIKDMGIFFSEGWGMTETTSLGISSPQMGLKKVGSIGIPFPDTDIRLVDVEEGKEDVKKGEPGEIMIKSPLIMQGYWNNPEETANQLKDGWLYTGDIAVMDEDDYFYIVDRKKDMIIAGGYNIYPREIDEVLYQHPKIADAVAVGVPDKYRGETVKAYVVLKEGKTATEKEIISFCRERLAAFKSPKVVEFRETLPKSTVGKILRKALRDEEAAKKNEKD; the protein is encoded by the coding sequence ATGGAATCGAGACCTTGGATCAGGCATTATGATTACAACGTACCACCTACGATTCGTTATCCCCGCTTAACTTTGCCAGATCTTCTGCAGATGCCTGTCAACGCCTATCCGGACAAAGCGGCTATTGATTTCCTGGGAACGGAGATGACCTTCTGGGAGCTGCGCCAGCAGGTTCTGCGCCTGGCCAATGCTTTGGGAGCCCTGGGCGTGACCAAGGGTGAGCGGGTGGGCATTCATCTGCCGACCAGTCCGCAGTATGTTATTGCCTATTTTGCTACCGTCTCACTTGGAGCGATCGTGGTGAACCTCAATCCCATGTATACATCAGATGAACTCAAAGCCCTGGCCGAAGACACGGGCATGACTTCATTGATAACCTTTGATATGGTTCTGCCCAATGTCCGAACCCTATGTCAGTCTGTTGAACTCAAGCGAGTCATCGTGACCAAAGTCACCGATTATATCAAAGGCATGCCTCCCAGCACCGCGGAAAGCCTTGAGTTTGAACCCGGGTGGCACCATTTTTCCACCCTGATCGAAAACTGCACCGACACCAGGCGGCCCAGGGTGGAGCTCAAGCCGGAAGACCCGGCCACCCTTCAGTTCACCGGAGGCACGACCGGCGTGCCCAAAGGCGCGATCATCACCCATTTCAACCTTATCGCCGCCACGCTCCAGTGCTCCCTCTGGGGTAACGCCACCCTCCTCAAGAAGCCGCCGGACAGCCACAATGTCCTGGGAGTCCTGCCTTTCTTCCATGTATATGGAATAGTGGTGGTCATGAACTGGGCCCTGTTCAACGCCGCCACCCAGATCCTTGTTCCCCGGTTTGATCTTGATGAGTTCATGGATATCCTGGGCCGGTATGAGGAAATCACTTTTTTCCCGTCGGTAGCGACCATGATCAACGCCATCATAAATCACCCCAAGGCCGAGGAATTGAACCTGGGTAAAAAGTTTGGTGTATTAAACTCCGGCGCCGCTCCTATCGCCGTGGAACTCATCGAGCAGATCAAGGATATGGGAATCTTCTTCAGTGAGGGTTGGGGCATGACCGAGACCACCTCCCTGGGCATCTCCAGCCCCCAGATGGGCCTCAAAAAGGTCGGCAGCATTGGCATCCCCTTCCCTGATACAGACATACGGCTCGTTGATGTGGAAGAAGGCAAGGAAGACGTGAAAAAGGGAGAGCCAGGCGAGATCATGATTAAAAGCCCCCTCATCATGCAGGGCTACTGGAACAACCCCGAGGAAACAGCCAATCAGCTCAAGGATGGCTGGCTTTACACCGGCGACATCGCCGTCATGGATGAGGATGATTACTTCTACATCGTAGACCGCAAGAAGGATATGATCATCGCCGGCGGATACAATATCTATCCCCGGGAGATAGATGAGGTGCTTTATCAGCATCCCAAGATTGCGGACGCGGTCGCGGTGGGGGTTCCTGACAAGTACCGTGGTGAGACGGTCAAGGCGTACGTGGTGCTCAAGGAAGGGAAAACTGCCACCGAGAAAGAGATCATCAGCTTCTGCCGTGAGAGGCTGGCGGCTTTTAAGTCCCCCAAGGTCGTTGAGTTCCGAGAAACCCTTCCCAAATCAACCGTGGGCAAGATCCTGCGAAAAGCCCTCCGGGATGAGGAGGCGGCTAAAAAGAACGAAAAGGATTAA
- a CDS encoding SGNH/GDSL hydrolase family protein, whose translation MEMKKGKRILIIADSMAMPRPDVKYEETWISLVKQAFPDYDFLDRPDRGSTTLRLVTEGGGGVDLLEIYEPDLVIMQIGMAECAPRLFKKTGFEYFFLNRIIPSRFRLNYVNFIKKKRGRNPKITDVSPDNFRANLINYFGRAQKTGVKVIVLLISKATKLFLSKSPYIMENVNLYNSIYREVADSFPNVELVIPFDENVDLEKISLDEVHVNAQGHQIIFNNLKPHLL comes from the coding sequence GTGGAAATGAAAAAGGGGAAAAGGATTCTGATCATTGCTGATTCAATGGCCATGCCAAGGCCTGACGTGAAATATGAGGAGACCTGGATATCCCTGGTCAAACAAGCGTTTCCTGATTATGATTTTTTAGACAGGCCGGATCGCGGCTCCACCACCTTGAGGCTTGTCACCGAGGGCGGCGGCGGCGTGGATCTCTTGGAAATTTACGAGCCGGACCTGGTTATCATGCAGATCGGAATGGCTGAGTGTGCGCCGCGACTATTTAAGAAAACAGGTTTTGAATATTTCTTTCTGAATCGGATAATCCCGAGCAGATTTAGGCTTAACTATGTAAATTTTATAAAGAAAAAACGTGGCAGAAATCCTAAGATCACAGATGTCAGTCCTGATAACTTTAGAGCGAACCTGATTAATTACTTTGGAAGAGCTCAAAAAACGGGTGTAAAAGTTATTGTTCTTTTAATCTCAAAGGCTACAAAATTATTTTTAAGTAAAAGCCCATATATTATGGAAAATGTAAATCTGTATAATAGTATTTATCGGGAGGTAGCCGATTCATTTCCAAACGTTGAGCTTGTGATTCCCTTTGATGAAAATGTTGATTTGGAAAAGATTTCCTTGGATGAAGTGCATGTTAATGCTCAAGGTCATCAAATCATCTTTAATAATCTGAAACCCCATCTGCTCTAA
- a CDS encoding ATP-dependent RecD-like DNA helicase, with amino-acid sequence MLADLKGQIERITFFNEENGFTIAKVKVSGRRDLVTVLGNMMAPKPGEVIKMKGEWMHHPRFGEQFKMAQYRTEVPATISGMKKYLGSGLIKGIGPVMAGRIVKKFSEQTLEVIENEVEKLAQVEGIGRKRIIMIQRAWEEQKEIREVMLFLQAHDVSSGYATKIFKQYGDQSIQVVRENPFRLASDIFGIGFVTADLIAEKLGFPRESPLRAEAGVIYILNQLADEGHVFYPYNPLIQKCRDILKVNREIILEAFAALTIQKRIVIEELNGLEGSSEANKAVYLAAFYVSETGVAERLTSLIFTPKSIRKIDAGKAVGWVQQQLDIRLAKGQIEAIKYATRYKIMVITGGPGTGKTTLINALIKIFRRIGVSIQLAAPTGRAAKRMSEATGFEARTIHRVLEYNIRKGGFQRNDREPLESDLLIVDEASMIDVTLMYHLLKAIPPAATLILVGDVNQLPSVGAGNVLLDIISSGAVPVVRLSEIFRQAKQSSIIVNAHRINKGLLPDLRPPKKELDDFYFIEQDDPEEVLRIIIELAQDRIPNRFGFDAVEDIQVLTPMHRGVVGTENLNLKLEEALNPRDDGLRRGGKVFRVGDKVMQIRNDYDKEVFNGDIGRIVGIDEEMQEVRIAFDERSVVYNYLDLDQIVLAYAISIHKSQGSEYPAVVIPLLPQHYLLLQRNLIYTAVTRGRELVVLVGSKGALAIGIRNDRTQKRFTYLKERLK; translated from the coding sequence TTAAGGGCCAGATCGAAAGAATTACTTTTTTTAATGAGGAAAACGGCTTCACCATTGCCAAGGTCAAGGTCAGTGGCCGCCGGGATCTGGTGACCGTATTGGGGAACATGATGGCGCCCAAGCCCGGTGAGGTCATTAAAATGAAGGGTGAATGGATGCACCACCCGAGATTCGGCGAGCAATTCAAGATGGCGCAGTACAGGACCGAAGTTCCGGCGACGATCAGCGGGATGAAAAAATATCTGGGTTCCGGCCTCATCAAAGGCATCGGCCCGGTCATGGCCGGGAGGATTGTCAAAAAATTCAGCGAACAAACACTGGAAGTGATCGAAAATGAAGTTGAAAAGCTGGCCCAAGTCGAAGGAATCGGCAGGAAACGCATAATTATGATCCAGCGGGCCTGGGAGGAACAAAAGGAAATTCGCGAGGTTATGCTCTTTCTTCAGGCCCATGATGTGAGTTCAGGTTACGCCACCAAGATCTTTAAGCAATACGGCGATCAATCCATTCAGGTTGTCCGGGAAAATCCTTTTCGTCTGGCTTCGGACATCTTTGGGATCGGTTTTGTGACCGCTGACTTAATTGCTGAAAAGCTGGGTTTCCCCCGGGAATCACCGTTACGGGCTGAAGCGGGCGTCATTTATATTTTAAATCAACTCGCCGATGAGGGGCACGTCTTTTACCCTTATAATCCGCTGATTCAAAAATGCCGGGACATCCTGAAGGTGAACCGTGAGATCATCCTGGAGGCCTTTGCAGCTCTCACTATCCAGAAGCGAATCGTCATCGAAGAACTGAACGGACTGGAGGGTTCTAGCGAGGCAAACAAAGCAGTTTATCTGGCAGCGTTTTATGTGAGTGAAACGGGTGTGGCTGAGAGATTAACATCCCTTATCTTCACCCCAAAGTCCATACGAAAGATTGACGCCGGCAAGGCCGTTGGGTGGGTGCAGCAGCAGCTTGACATCCGCCTGGCTAAAGGACAGATCGAAGCTATCAAGTACGCGACCAGATATAAAATCATGGTCATCACCGGTGGGCCGGGCACCGGGAAAACGACCTTAATCAATGCTCTTATAAAAATTTTCAGAAGGATCGGCGTCTCTATCCAGCTGGCCGCTCCCACGGGACGGGCGGCCAAGCGCATGAGTGAGGCCACCGGGTTCGAGGCCAGGACCATCCACCGCGTGCTTGAATACAACATTCGAAAAGGAGGCTTTCAGAGAAACGATCGGGAGCCGCTGGAGAGCGATCTGCTGATCGTGGACGAGGCCTCAATGATAGACGTAACATTGATGTATCACCTTTTGAAGGCCATTCCTCCAGCAGCAACCTTGATCCTGGTCGGGGACGTGAATCAGCTTCCTTCTGTCGGTGCAGGAAATGTCCTGCTGGATATCATCTCTTCCGGGGCGGTGCCTGTGGTTCGCCTGAGTGAAATCTTCCGCCAGGCCAAACAAAGTTCGATCATCGTTAATGCGCACAGAATCAACAAAGGCCTGCTGCCTGACCTCAGGCCTCCTAAAAAAGAACTGGACGACTTTTATTTCATTGAGCAGGATGATCCGGAGGAAGTTCTCAGAATCATCATCGAACTGGCCCAAGATCGCATCCCAAATCGTTTTGGTTTCGATGCGGTGGAAGACATCCAGGTACTAACCCCGATGCATCGAGGCGTGGTGGGCACAGAGAACCTGAACCTGAAGCTTGAAGAGGCCCTCAATCCCCGGGACGATGGCCTCAGGCGCGGGGGAAAGGTCTTTCGCGTCGGGGATAAGGTAATGCAGATCCGCAATGACTATGATAAGGAGGTTTTTAACGGCGATATCGGCCGGATCGTCGGTATTGACGAGGAAATGCAGGAGGTGAGGATTGCTTTTGATGAACGAAGCGTGGTTTACAATTACCTAGACCTGGACCAGATCGTCCTGGCTTATGCTATCTCCATCCACAAATCCCAGGGTTCTGAATATCCGGCCGTGGTCATTCCCCTCCTGCCTCAGCATTATTTACTTCTACAACGGAATCTGATTTATACCGCGGTGACTAGAGGTCGAGAGCTGGTGGTGCTGGTAGGTTCGAAAGGGGCTCTGGCCATTGGAATCAGAAACGATCGCACGCAAAAACGGTTCACTTACTTAAAAGAAAGGTTGAAGTGA